A stretch of the Archangium violaceum genome encodes the following:
- a CDS encoding TolC family protein, giving the protein MNALVLAAVLAANPTPITLEDARVRSRENTQALTAVLQASSAEQDVRVARSSLLPQVRLSAGASVNYVGPQRDYNVVPVEGGGFQRLPTDTPEVLYPGFNLGVSVSQLLYDRAVWARLSQSGAQLEAARGQALEQQDTSELEGIQRFFALLRTQATIQVLEANVRRSEQQLERARALYQAGRVGKAEELSALVNLGNDRIAVVTRQSQLAADQVRLVTWLAMPGAEAAVAVDPGVMNQPPAPAPSLDMALREARTRRPLLVVLRQQLRAAELQESIARAGYLPRLSLSGNFQHAAPDAEIFFSRPDRQNSVSGGISLSWDLFNGFTTQAQTRRAEYQSRISELNLQQSERELEGAVRQAHEALVTQLAATELAEANRKVAAAALTLAEERFNAGVSSTLEVRDAQLKLTQAELTLLENRIDVEIARFALMRAMGTLAPGEAK; this is encoded by the coding sequence ATGAACGCGCTCGTACTCGCGGCGGTGCTCGCCGCCAACCCCACGCCCATCACCCTGGAGGACGCGCGCGTCCGGAGCCGGGAGAACACCCAGGCGCTGACCGCCGTGCTGCAGGCCTCCAGCGCCGAGCAGGATGTGCGCGTGGCCCGCTCGTCGCTGCTGCCCCAGGTCCGGCTCTCGGCGGGGGCCTCCGTGAACTACGTGGGCCCCCAGCGCGACTACAACGTGGTGCCCGTGGAGGGGGGCGGCTTCCAGCGGTTGCCGACCGACACCCCGGAGGTTCTGTACCCCGGCTTCAACCTCGGCGTCTCCGTCTCGCAGCTCCTCTATGACCGGGCCGTCTGGGCACGGCTGTCGCAGAGCGGGGCGCAGCTGGAGGCGGCTCGGGGCCAGGCGCTCGAGCAGCAGGACACCTCGGAGTTGGAGGGCATCCAGCGCTTCTTCGCGCTCCTCCGCACCCAGGCCACCATCCAGGTGCTGGAGGCGAACGTGCGGCGCAGCGAGCAGCAGCTCGAGCGGGCCCGGGCGCTCTACCAGGCGGGTCGGGTGGGAAAGGCCGAGGAGCTGTCCGCGCTGGTGAACCTGGGCAATGATCGCATCGCCGTGGTGACGCGCCAGTCGCAGCTGGCGGCGGACCAGGTGCGGCTGGTCACGTGGCTGGCCATGCCGGGCGCGGAGGCCGCGGTGGCGGTGGATCCGGGGGTGATGAACCAGCCGCCCGCGCCGGCGCCGTCCCTGGACATGGCGCTGCGGGAGGCGAGGACCCGCCGGCCGTTGCTGGTGGTGCTGCGCCAGCAACTGCGCGCGGCGGAGCTCCAGGAGAGCATCGCCAGGGCCGGGTACCTGCCGCGCCTCTCCCTCTCGGGCAACTTCCAGCACGCGGCTCCGGACGCGGAGATCTTCTTCTCCCGGCCGGACCGGCAGAACTCGGTGTCCGGCGGCATCTCGCTGTCGTGGGATCTCTTCAACGGCTTCACCACCCAGGCGCAGACGCGCCGGGCGGAGTACCAGAGCCGGATCTCCGAGCTGAACCTGCAACAGTCGGAGCGCGAGTTGGAAGGAGCGGTGCGTCAGGCGCACGAGGCGCTGGTGACGCAGCTGGCCGCCACGGAGCTGGCCGAGGCCAACCGCAAGGTGGCCGCCGCCGCGCTGACGCTCGCGGAGGAGCGCTTCAACGCGGGAGTCAGCTCGACGCTGGAGGTGCGCGACGCGCAACTCAAGCTCACGCAGGCCGAGCTGACGCTGCTGGAGAACAGGATTGACGTGGAGATCGCCCGCTTCGCGCTGATGCGGGCCATGGGAACGCTGGCACCGGGAGAGGCGAAATGA
- a CDS encoding TetR/AcrR family transcriptional regulator C-terminal domain-containing protein — translation MHQRMARYLERANATGTLRMDDPEQTGMDFFCLCAGDHQLQAELGVFKQVSDEQLRARVAHAVRLFLLAYRP, via the coding sequence ATGCATCAACGGATGGCCCGCTACCTGGAGCGAGCGAACGCGACGGGGACCTTGCGGATGGATGACCCCGAGCAGACCGGAATGGACTTCTTCTGCCTCTGCGCTGGCGACCACCAGCTCCAGGCGGAGCTCGGGGTCTTCAAGCAAGTCTCGGACGAGCAGCTCCGCGCCAGGGTCGCTCACGCGGTGCGCTTGTTCCTCCTCGCCTACCGCCCGTGA
- the sitA5 gene encoding SitA5 family polymorphic toxin — protein MSRHSANSCPVDERRPLRVGALALAALMLLSACATAPSGGGLTAYRYSQPTPEDAREAWTLETETDDEGTGEREAIFSNLPTDFQPVRVSESELTAALTTFWLQVPLRVSTSCFPLYVGRKLALASASLSDEAWQSDLAQSYGRFCERRRTPGDCLTLFDDGPRLQADDKRSIALALAVGPALEGVDAEVRAMLNPTRVLATLSFTITAYMALLLAPEPVTKGVALAFSVLMWGYLGWEFFDLLRAYAQLYEDAPQASSFAELREVGDRLGRVIGPNSVRILVMVATAAIGETAALMSKGPKLPGFGQASRTVEANTGLRLMDAATGAERIIVSVNEGTIRVFLPVNAVSMSARNGGGERSALKASEAPKGGRLLPNGHRAFSSFRAFKRQMGKAGEGQEWHHLVEKHKFNIKRFGAEAIHNTENVIPLEKDLHTRVSAFYSAKNPYVTNSNNLTVREWIRTQSYEAQRSFGLFVVKKIRSGEL, from the coding sequence ATGTCTAGACATTCTGCCAACTCGTGCCCGGTGGACGAGCGGCGCCCTCTGCGCGTGGGCGCGCTCGCTTTGGCTGCGCTGATGCTGCTTTCCGCTTGCGCAACGGCACCCTCGGGCGGAGGGTTGACGGCGTACCGCTACAGTCAACCCACTCCCGAGGACGCCCGCGAGGCGTGGACGCTGGAGACGGAAACCGACGACGAAGGCACAGGCGAGCGCGAAGCCATCTTTTCCAACCTGCCCACGGACTTTCAGCCGGTGCGGGTCAGCGAATCCGAGCTTACGGCCGCTCTGACAACGTTTTGGCTCCAAGTCCCGCTGCGGGTGTCCACCTCATGCTTCCCGCTGTACGTCGGCCGAAAGCTGGCGCTAGCGTCCGCGTCTTTGAGTGACGAAGCGTGGCAATCAGACCTTGCGCAGTCCTATGGGCGATTTTGCGAGCGGCGCCGTACTCCTGGTGACTGTTTGACTTTGTTTGATGACGGGCCCCGCCTGCAAGCTGACGATAAGCGCAGCATCGCCCTTGCCCTGGCGGTGGGGCCTGCCCTGGAAGGTGTGGACGCGGAGGTGCGGGCCATGCTCAACCCTACGCGGGTGCTGGCTACTCTCAGCTTCACCATTACAGCATACATGGCGCTTTTGCTTGCACCTGAGCCTGTCACGAAGGGCGTTGCGCTCGCATTCTCCGTGCTCATGTGGGGCTATCTTGGATGGGAGTTCTTCGATCTGCTGCGGGCCTATGCGCAGCTTTATGAAGATGCGCCGCAAGCCTCTAGCTTTGCGGAACTGCGGGAGGTGGGTGACAGGCTCGGAAGAGTCATCGGTCCCAATAGCGTGCGAATTCTCGTCATGGTGGCGACGGCGGCAATAGGTGAAACGGCGGCGCTCATGTCGAAAGGGCCGAAGCTTCCTGGCTTCGGGCAAGCCTCGCGCACCGTCGAGGCAAACACCGGGCTCCGCCTAATGGATGCGGCAACCGGCGCCGAGCGAATCATTGTTTCCGTGAACGAGGGTACGATCCGCGTTTTCTTGCCAGTCAACGCAGTGTCAATGAGTGCACGTAACGGGGGCGGCGAGCGCTCCGCGCTCAAAGCTAGTGAAGCCCCAAAGGGCGGCAGACTTCTCCCTAATGGTCATCGTGCCTTTAGTTCGTTCAGAGCCTTCAAACGTCAGATGGGCAAAGCTGGCGAGGGCCAGGAGTGGCATCATCTTGTCGAGAAGCACAAGTTCAACATCAAGCGCTTCGGCGCCGAGGCCATTCACAACACCGAGAACGTAATTCCATTGGAAAAGGACCTGCACACGAGAGTTAGTGCGTTCTATTCTGCGAAGAATCCCTACGTTACCAACTCGAACAACTTGACGGTACGAGAGTGGATCAGAACGCAAAGCTACGAGGCGCAGCGTTCGTTTGGATTGTTTGTTGTCAAGAAGATCAGGAGTGGGGAATTGTGA
- a CDS encoding YIP1 family protein encodes MSSLVQPTRVLVDPLDATGAAIEARRWFWPLLILVVCVSASGTAFSLRWDAGPAVVRQLQMTGKLERMTETEISEEIQTASRKALVAGIAKGVFVMPLLTLVLAAALWVCAWLFDRTAPFGRFMSAAALAMLPIALYHAIFAVCALAQYSLTEARVADLVPSSLAVLDGLSPKLQRVLKGVDFFNLWSVGLLGLGFSSATGMSRGRAVLLCLVLYVLFVGVFFIGLPAMSAGGPGGPPRGPPGGAR; translated from the coding sequence ATGAGCTCACTCGTCCAACCCACCCGCGTGCTCGTCGACCCGCTCGACGCGACAGGCGCGGCCATCGAGGCCCGGCGCTGGTTCTGGCCCCTCCTGATCCTCGTCGTGTGCGTGTCCGCTTCCGGGACCGCCTTTTCCCTCCGCTGGGACGCTGGCCCCGCGGTGGTGCGGCAACTGCAGATGACCGGCAAGCTCGAGCGGATGACGGAGACCGAGATCTCCGAGGAGATCCAGACCGCCTCGCGCAAGGCGCTGGTGGCGGGGATCGCCAAGGGCGTCTTCGTGATGCCGCTGCTGACGCTGGTGCTGGCGGCGGCGCTGTGGGTGTGCGCGTGGCTGTTCGACAGGACGGCGCCCTTCGGCCGGTTCATGTCGGCGGCGGCGCTGGCGATGCTGCCCATCGCGCTCTACCACGCCATCTTCGCCGTCTGCGCGCTGGCGCAGTACTCCCTCACCGAGGCGCGCGTGGCGGACCTGGTGCCCTCGAGCCTGGCCGTGCTGGACGGGCTGTCCCCCAAGCTGCAGCGGGTGCTCAAGGGGGTGGACTTCTTCAACCTGTGGAGCGTGGGGCTGCTGGGGCTGGGCTTCTCCTCGGCCACGGGGATGAGCAGGGGCCGGGCGGTGCTGCTGTGCCTCGTCCTCTACGTCCTGTTCGTCGGGGTGTTCTTCATCGGCCTGCCCGCGATGTCGGCTGGCGGGCCCGGTGGTCCTCCGCGTGGTCCTCCGGGAGGTGCACGATGA
- a CDS encoding sensor histidine kinase: MRTSANPAPESVLVVDDEPSLRAIMSFIVQRTGAIPVQAPDAATARQLAAKHSFACALIDKNLPGENGLDFLKWLRSVQPGCNALIVTAYGNVDSAVEALRLGAFDYLLKPFEVDALAHRIKLALEQYRMRQERERMQAMLIQADRLASLGLLAAGVVHEVNTPLAYILSNLDWLDEELPALRKGLERQGPEQRALAERLETVESTLRDIREGAERVRHIARDVKAFARDPGDASMLVDLREVLEAALKMALVHIRYRARVVRDYQEVPMVMANEPRLAQVFLNLVVNAAQAIPEDGAEHEIRVRLWTGPNGEACAEVGDTGLGIPPENMANLFEPFFTTKSEGEGTGLGLFICKSILESFGGTITVDSRPGEGTTFRLTLPPHASASRAVSPLEPVSAAVS; this comes from the coding sequence ATGAGAACGAGTGCCAACCCCGCTCCCGAGTCCGTGCTGGTCGTGGATGACGAACCGTCCCTGCGCGCCATCATGTCCTTCATCGTGCAGCGCACCGGGGCCATCCCCGTGCAGGCACCGGACGCGGCCACCGCGCGCCAGCTCGCCGCGAAGCACTCCTTCGCCTGCGCGCTCATCGACAAGAACCTGCCGGGCGAGAACGGCCTGGACTTCCTCAAGTGGCTGCGCTCGGTGCAGCCCGGATGCAACGCCCTCATCGTCACGGCCTACGGCAACGTGGACAGCGCCGTGGAGGCCCTGCGCCTGGGCGCCTTCGACTACCTGCTCAAGCCCTTCGAGGTGGACGCGCTCGCGCACCGGATCAAACTGGCCCTGGAGCAGTACCGCATGCGGCAGGAGCGCGAGCGCATGCAGGCCATGCTCATCCAGGCGGATCGGCTGGCCTCGCTCGGGCTGCTCGCCGCCGGCGTGGTGCACGAGGTGAACACGCCCCTGGCCTACATCCTCTCCAACCTGGACTGGCTCGACGAGGAGCTGCCGGCCCTGCGCAAGGGGCTCGAGCGCCAGGGCCCGGAGCAGCGCGCGCTCGCCGAGCGTCTGGAGACGGTGGAGTCCACCCTGCGTGACATCCGCGAGGGCGCCGAGCGCGTACGCCACATCGCCCGCGACGTGAAGGCCTTCGCGAGGGATCCGGGTGACGCGAGCATGCTGGTGGATCTGCGCGAGGTGCTCGAGGCGGCCCTGAAGATGGCGCTGGTGCACATCCGCTACCGGGCCCGTGTGGTGCGCGACTACCAGGAGGTGCCGATGGTGATGGCCAACGAGCCCCGCCTGGCGCAGGTCTTCCTCAACCTGGTGGTCAACGCGGCCCAGGCCATCCCCGAGGATGGGGCCGAGCATGAGATCCGCGTCCGGCTGTGGACGGGCCCCAACGGCGAGGCCTGCGCCGAGGTGGGCGACACCGGCCTGGGCATCCCTCCGGAGAACATGGCGAACCTCTTCGAGCCCTTCTTCACCACCAAGAGCGAGGGAGAGGGCACGGGGCTGGGCCTCTTCATCTGCAAGTCCATCCTCGAGTCCTTCGGCGGCACCATCACCGTGGACAGCCGTCCGGGCGAGGGCACCACGTTCCGTCTCACCCTGCCCCCGCACGCGAGCGCCTCCCGCGCCGTCAGTCCCCTGGAGCCGGTGAGCGCCGCCGTCTCGTGA
- a CDS encoding efflux RND transporter periplasmic adaptor subunit: MKWWKAVIAGGLFLGAAAITAGGLKDRPPPTVEAQVTKARKGSITRTITGAGKVQAATTVKISSSLSGDLTELLVKEGERVAKGQVLGRVDRRRYEATVKQALAAQNAARSDAQVTQVEADRTAAELARVEELGRKELASAAEVDQARSARDSAMGRLAAAQQRLAQASAVYEEALNNLSKTTLLSPIDGTVIELSREVGERVRGSDLSEDVVMTIAALNVMEVKFEVGEHEVVHLKPGQPAEITVDALEGESYQGSVVEIAQKALIKNEGTEAEVTSFPVKVALNTRPARVLPGMSAEVRISAETHDDTVLVPIQSVTVRPERSLPDYKPPVEGGGLTVARRAETLAKVVFVVDKDNKAQLRRVRTGIASDTDLEILEGLEPDERVVEGPYRTLSKELKPGDTVREPQPGGPGGGRGGQKS, translated from the coding sequence ATGAAGTGGTGGAAGGCAGTCATCGCAGGGGGGCTGTTCCTCGGAGCCGCGGCCATCACCGCTGGAGGGTTGAAGGATCGCCCCCCGCCCACCGTGGAGGCGCAGGTGACGAAGGCCCGTAAGGGCAGCATCACCCGCACCATCACCGGCGCCGGCAAGGTGCAGGCGGCCACCACGGTGAAGATCTCCTCCAGCCTCTCCGGCGATCTCACGGAGCTGCTGGTGAAGGAGGGGGAGCGGGTCGCGAAGGGGCAGGTGCTGGGCCGCGTCGATCGCAGGCGCTACGAGGCGACGGTGAAGCAGGCGCTGGCGGCGCAGAACGCGGCGCGCTCGGACGCGCAGGTGACCCAGGTGGAGGCGGATCGCACGGCGGCCGAGCTCGCCCGCGTGGAGGAGCTGGGCAGGAAGGAGCTGGCCTCGGCGGCCGAGGTGGATCAAGCGCGGTCGGCGCGGGACTCGGCGATGGGGCGGCTGGCCGCGGCTCAGCAGCGTCTGGCCCAGGCCTCCGCCGTGTACGAGGAGGCGCTGAACAATCTCTCCAAGACGACGTTGCTCTCGCCCATCGATGGCACGGTCATCGAGCTGTCGCGCGAGGTGGGTGAGCGGGTGCGTGGCTCGGACCTCTCCGAGGACGTGGTGATGACCATCGCCGCGCTCAACGTCATGGAGGTGAAGTTCGAGGTGGGCGAGCACGAGGTGGTGCACCTCAAGCCCGGCCAGCCCGCGGAGATCACCGTGGACGCGCTCGAGGGTGAGTCCTACCAGGGCTCGGTGGTGGAGATCGCCCAGAAGGCGCTCATCAAGAACGAGGGTACCGAGGCGGAAGTCACCTCCTTCCCGGTGAAGGTGGCGCTGAACACGCGGCCGGCGCGGGTGCTGCCGGGCATGAGCGCCGAGGTGCGGATCTCCGCGGAGACGCATGACGACACGGTGCTCGTCCCCATCCAGTCGGTGACGGTGCGTCCGGAGCGGAGCCTGCCGGACTACAAGCCGCCCGTGGAGGGTGGGGGCCTCACGGTGGCCCGCCGCGCGGAGACGCTGGCCAAGGTGGTCTTCGTGGTGGACAAGGACAACAAGGCGCAGCTGCGCCGGGTGCGCACGGGCATCGCCTCCGACACGGATCTGGAGATCCTCGAGGGGCTCGAGCCGGACGAGCGGGTGGTGGAGGGCCCCTACCGCACGCTGTCCAAGGAGCTGAAGCCCGGCGACACGGTGCGCGAGCCGCA
- a CDS encoding DUF2019 domain-containing protein, producing MRKLEKIVEEFAENVAAQTDAIMRGDSKTGNKHANRYIAALKKLRSEGNVGRDALSVLLKHPRSDVRVGAAAFLLRYRTAEAKAVLEAAASGGGVAAINATMVLKHWEDGTWNLDPE from the coding sequence GTGAGGAAACTAGAGAAAATCGTGGAGGAATTTGCGGAGAACGTGGCCGCACAAACAGATGCGATAATGAGAGGGGATTCCAAGACCGGCAACAAACACGCTAATCGTTACATAGCTGCGCTTAAGAAATTGCGGTCGGAGGGCAATGTCGGACGTGACGCACTCTCCGTCCTGCTAAAGCATCCGCGCTCGGATGTGCGCGTCGGTGCTGCTGCGTTCTTACTGCGTTACCGGACAGCAGAGGCAAAAGCAGTGCTAGAAGCAGCCGCTAGCGGGGGCGGAGTTGCGGCTATCAATGCGACCATGGTTCTGAAACATTGGGAGGACGGTACATGGAACCTGGATCCTGAGTAG
- a CDS encoding Rossmann-like and DUF2520 domain-containing protein yields MSPPRRPRVVVVGTGRLGGALALALAAKRWPVRVLARSEESRRRALELGLKPATEADVAQARVCLLCVPDKAVSPVAEELKPRLARGAALVHCAGALSLEALGPPRGRVLGSFHPLVAVSDPRDSLAGNSVAISTRSRWLREVLERMAKDVGLRALQVPEKKRAAYHAGAVLSAGGVVAALSAAVEAFRAAGISEEDALAALLPLTRSALRGVEARGLAAGYTGPIARGDSGVVAAHLAALPPEAEAVYRPLSRRGLELVGKQRLTPEARAALAKLLAST; encoded by the coding sequence GTGAGTCCTCCGCGTCGCCCGAGGGTGGTGGTGGTGGGCACGGGCCGGCTGGGCGGTGCGCTGGCCCTCGCGCTCGCCGCGAAGCGCTGGCCCGTGCGCGTGCTGGCGCGCTCCGAGGAGAGCCGGCGCCGGGCACTCGAGCTGGGACTGAAGCCCGCCACCGAGGCGGATGTGGCCCAGGCCCGGGTGTGCTTGCTGTGCGTGCCGGACAAGGCCGTGTCGCCGGTGGCCGAGGAGCTGAAGCCCCGGCTGGCGCGCGGTGCGGCCCTGGTGCACTGCGCGGGCGCGCTCTCGCTGGAGGCCCTGGGCCCCCCGCGCGGACGGGTCCTGGGCTCCTTTCATCCACTGGTCGCGGTGTCGGATCCACGCGACTCGCTGGCCGGCAACTCCGTGGCGATCAGCACCCGCTCCCGCTGGTTGCGCGAGGTGCTGGAGCGGATGGCGAAGGACGTGGGCCTGCGCGCCCTCCAGGTGCCGGAGAAGAAGCGCGCCGCCTACCATGCCGGGGCCGTGCTGAGCGCGGGGGGCGTGGTGGCCGCCCTCTCCGCGGCGGTGGAGGCCTTCCGTGCCGCCGGTATCTCCGAGGAGGACGCGCTCGCCGCGCTGCTGCCCCTGACGCGCTCGGCGCTGCGCGGTGTGGAGGCTCGGGGGCTGGCGGCCGGCTACACCGGACCCATCGCCCGAGGGGATTCGGGAGTCGTGGCGGCCCACCTCGCGGCACTACCCCCCGAGGCGGAGGCCGTCTACCGGCCGCTCTCGAGGCGCGGCCTGGAGCTCGTGGGGAAGCAACGGCTCACACCCGAGGCTCGTGCCGCCCTGGCGAAGCTCCTCGCCTCTACATGA
- a CDS encoding AAA family ATPase codes for MVDSTDLAQVLHEANDIAQSVAQKPTSAHVLLALFTVENRAQLLLKEKGIDEDTLLERMTSHPSEQDGLVRELCMRAREIAQSSGARETDCMHLLVAFTRVRCAASELLAKTGLHLINLGNTALSYCLSGSMPRRLQPGRGSSMAVGMPRPNRPLGAPPSAPPASALALSALRPASAPPRTPSRPAISPRDLIDEVHEDVAPAAEPTPVPPRPTRTPTPVPAALAPAAPLAPAAPLVAPAPAPTPAPRPATPARAAPSLVLDEKRFPLLTSLGRNLSRLAQEGKLDPVVGRSKEIEEVIDVLGKRRTNNPCLLGEAGVGKTAVVEGVAQRLLELRGSLAEKILLELDMATLVAGTQLRGAFSEKLNALKDEVRRADGRVVVFIDEIHTLVGAGSTGEGPQDAANELKTAMARGEFPCIGATTHDEYRKFISQDPALERRFTPVVVHEPSVPETVEILQGIIGRYEDHHGLRYAPEALEAAASLASRYVTDRFMPDKAISVVDLAGSRSRREGKELVEASDVARVVAKIAGIPEERLLMTDSARLLRLEADLGERVIGHEEAISRIARVIRRNYAGFASRRPMGSFLFLGPTGVGKTEMARALAEVLFGSKDLLVRLDMSEMSESHGVSRLIGSPAGYVGYGDGGQLTEPVRRRPSCVVVLDEIEKAHREVQLLLLQVLEEGRLTDGKGRHIDFSNTVIILTTNLGAEAFHRTSRAMGFGASAESQGANDTDAASNAARQALPPELWNRIDERLPFRPLAEEQVARIATLLLEGSSRRLATEKGIEYVADADVVALLMKSGGFDPKLGARPMRQVVQRLVEAPLAERILAGEFMAGDRVRVTVQGGELQFLRESR; via the coding sequence ATGGTCGACAGCACGGATCTCGCTCAGGTACTCCACGAAGCCAACGACATCGCTCAGAGCGTGGCACAGAAGCCTACCTCGGCGCACGTACTCCTGGCCCTCTTCACGGTGGAAAACCGGGCGCAGCTCCTCTTGAAGGAGAAGGGCATCGACGAGGACACCCTCCTGGAGAGGATGACCTCGCACCCCTCGGAGCAGGACGGGCTGGTGCGCGAGCTGTGCATGCGGGCCCGGGAAATCGCCCAGAGCAGCGGCGCGCGCGAGACGGACTGCATGCACCTGCTGGTGGCCTTCACCCGGGTGCGCTGCGCCGCGAGCGAGCTGCTGGCCAAGACGGGCCTGCACCTCATCAACCTGGGCAACACCGCCCTCTCCTATTGCCTGAGCGGCAGCATGCCCCGGAGGCTCCAGCCGGGCCGCGGCTCCTCGATGGCGGTGGGCATGCCCCGGCCGAACCGGCCCCTGGGTGCTCCGCCCTCGGCCCCGCCCGCCTCTGCGCTCGCGCTGAGCGCGCTCCGCCCCGCCTCCGCGCCGCCCCGGACACCGTCCCGGCCCGCGATCTCCCCGCGCGACCTCATCGACGAGGTGCACGAGGACGTGGCCCCCGCTGCCGAGCCCACACCGGTGCCCCCGCGGCCCACGCGCACCCCGACCCCGGTTCCCGCCGCCCTGGCTCCGGCCGCGCCCCTGGCTCCGGCCGCGCCCCTGGTGGCTCCGGCCCCCGCTCCCACCCCGGCACCGCGTCCGGCCACGCCGGCCCGCGCCGCGCCCTCATTGGTGCTCGACGAGAAGCGCTTCCCCCTGCTCACCTCTCTGGGCCGCAACCTGAGCCGGCTCGCCCAGGAGGGAAAGCTGGATCCCGTGGTGGGCCGCTCCAAGGAGATCGAGGAGGTCATCGACGTCCTCGGCAAGCGGCGGACCAACAACCCGTGCCTGCTGGGTGAAGCGGGTGTGGGCAAGACGGCCGTGGTGGAGGGCGTGGCCCAGCGCCTGCTGGAGCTGCGCGGCTCCCTGGCCGAGAAGATCCTCCTCGAGCTGGACATGGCCACGCTGGTGGCCGGCACGCAGCTGCGCGGCGCGTTCTCCGAGAAGCTCAACGCCCTCAAGGATGAGGTGCGGCGCGCGGATGGGCGCGTGGTGGTCTTCATCGATGAGATCCACACGCTGGTGGGCGCGGGCTCCACCGGCGAGGGGCCGCAGGACGCCGCCAACGAGCTGAAGACGGCCATGGCGCGCGGCGAGTTCCCCTGCATCGGCGCCACCACGCACGACGAGTACCGCAAGTTCATCTCGCAGGACCCGGCGCTGGAGCGGCGCTTCACCCCGGTGGTGGTGCACGAGCCGTCGGTGCCCGAGACGGTGGAGATCCTCCAGGGCATCATCGGCCGCTACGAGGACCACCACGGCCTGCGCTACGCCCCCGAGGCGCTGGAGGCCGCCGCGTCCCTGGCCTCGCGCTACGTGACGGACCGCTTCATGCCGGACAAGGCCATCTCCGTGGTGGACCTGGCCGGTTCGCGCAGCCGCCGCGAGGGCAAGGAGCTGGTGGAGGCCTCGGACGTGGCGCGCGTGGTGGCGAAGATCGCCGGTATCCCCGAGGAGCGCCTGCTGATGACGGACTCGGCGCGGCTGCTCCGGCTGGAGGCGGACCTGGGCGAGCGCGTCATCGGCCACGAGGAGGCCATCAGCCGCATCGCCCGCGTCATCCGCCGCAACTACGCGGGCTTCGCCTCGCGCCGGCCCATGGGCTCCTTCCTCTTCCTGGGCCCCACGGGCGTGGGCAAGACGGAGATGGCGCGCGCGCTGGCCGAGGTGCTCTTCGGCAGCAAGGATCTGCTGGTGCGCCTGGACATGAGCGAGATGTCCGAGAGCCACGGCGTCTCCCGCCTCATCGGCTCGCCCGCGGGCTACGTGGGCTACGGAGATGGTGGCCAGCTCACCGAGCCGGTGCGCCGCCGCCCCTCGTGCGTGGTGGTGCTGGACGAGATCGAGAAGGCCCACCGCGAGGTGCAGCTGCTCCTGCTCCAGGTGCTGGAGGAGGGCCGCCTCACCGACGGCAAGGGCCGGCACATCGACTTCTCCAACACCGTCATCATCCTGACGACGAACCTGGGCGCGGAGGCCTTCCACCGCACCAGCCGCGCGATGGGCTTCGGGGCCTCGGCGGAGAGCCAGGGCGCGAACGACACGGACGCGGCCAGCAACGCCGCGCGCCAGGCCCTGCCGCCCGAGCTGTGGAACCGCATCGACGAGCGTCTCCCCTTCCGGCCCCTGGCCGAGGAGCAGGTGGCGCGCATCGCCACGCTGCTGCTGGAGGGGAGCAGCCGGCGGCTCGCCACGGAGAAGGGCATCGAGTACGTGGCCGACGCGGACGTGGTGGCGTTGCTGATGAAGTCGGGCGGATTCGATCCGAAACTGGGCGCGCGGCCCATGCGCCAGGTGGTGCAGCGTCTGGTGGAGGCACCCCTGGCCGAGCGGATCCTCGCGGGCGAGTTCATGGCGGGCGACCGGGTGCGGGTGACCGTCCAAGGCGGAGAGCTGCAGTTCCTGCGCGAGAGCCGCTGA